One genomic segment of Bradyrhizobium prioriisuperbiae includes these proteins:
- a CDS encoding urease subunit beta, producing MIPGELFIKDGDIELNAGRKTVTLSVANSGDRPIQVGSHYHFFETNPALKFDRKKARGMRLDIAAGTAVRFEPGQTREVTLVALAGKRTIYGFRGDVMGKL from the coding sequence ATGATTCCGGGCGAGTTGTTCATCAAGGACGGCGACATCGAGCTCAATGCCGGCCGCAAGACGGTGACGCTCAGCGTCGCCAATTCAGGCGACCGTCCGATCCAGGTCGGCTCGCACTATCATTTCTTCGAGACCAATCCGGCCCTGAAGTTCGATCGCAAGAAGGCCCGCGGCATGCGGCTTGATATTGCGGCGGGCACCGCGGTGCGGTTCGAGCCGGGGCAGACCCGCGAGGTGACGCTGGTCGCGCTCGCCGGCAAGCGCACCATCTACGGTTTCCGCGGTGACGTGATGGGCAAACTTTAA
- the ureC gene encoding urease subunit alpha, which produces MATKISRSVYADMFGPTTGDRVRLADTDLIIEVEKDFTVYGEEVKFGGGKVIRDGMGQSQVTSRQGAADTVITNALILDHWGIVKADVAIKDGYISAIGKAGNPDIQPGVTIVIGPGTDIIAGEGKILTAGGFDSHIHFICPQQIEHALMSGVTSMLGGGTGPSHGTFATTCTPGPWHISRMIQSFDAFPVNLGISGKGNASRPAGLVEMIKAGACALKLHEDWGTTPAAIDNCLSVADDHDIQVMIHTDTLNESGFVEDTIKAFKGRTIHAFHTEGAGGGHAPDIIKVAGLKNVLPSSTNPTRPFTRNTIDEHLDMLMVCHHLDPSIAEDLAFAESRIRKETIAAEDILHDIGALSMMSSDSQAMGRLGEVIIRTWQTADKMKKQRGSLPQDKGNNDNFRVKRYIAKYTINPAIAHGVSKLIGSVEKGKLADLVLWSPAFFGVKPDCIVKGGTIVAAPMGDPNASIPTPQPVHYQLMFGAYGRARTASSVVFSSKAAVAGGLAKKLGIEKALYPVQNTRGRISKKSMIHNDATPNIEVDSETYEVRADGELLTCAPAEVLPMAQRYFMF; this is translated from the coding sequence ATGGCGACGAAGATTTCGCGTTCGGTCTATGCCGATATGTTCGGTCCCACAACGGGCGACCGGGTGCGTCTTGCCGACACCGATCTGATCATCGAGGTCGAGAAGGACTTCACCGTCTACGGTGAGGAAGTAAAATTCGGCGGCGGCAAGGTGATCCGCGACGGCATGGGCCAGAGCCAGGTCACCAGCCGCCAGGGCGCCGCCGACACCGTGATCACCAATGCGCTGATCTTGGATCACTGGGGCATCGTCAAGGCCGACGTCGCCATCAAGGACGGCTATATCAGCGCCATCGGCAAGGCCGGCAATCCGGACATCCAGCCCGGCGTCACCATCGTCATCGGCCCGGGCACCGATATCATCGCGGGCGAAGGCAAGATTCTCACCGCCGGCGGCTTCGACAGTCACATCCATTTCATCTGCCCGCAGCAGATCGAGCATGCGCTGATGTCCGGCGTCACCTCGATGCTTGGCGGCGGCACCGGGCCCTCGCACGGCACCTTCGCCACCACCTGCACACCGGGCCCCTGGCACATCTCACGTATGATCCAGTCGTTCGACGCGTTTCCGGTCAATCTCGGCATTTCAGGCAAGGGCAACGCCTCGCGCCCGGCCGGACTGGTGGAAATGATCAAGGCCGGCGCCTGTGCGCTGAAGCTGCATGAGGACTGGGGCACCACGCCGGCGGCGATCGACAATTGTCTGTCGGTGGCCGACGATCACGACATCCAGGTGATGATCCACACCGACACGCTGAACGAGTCGGGTTTCGTGGAGGACACCATCAAGGCGTTCAAGGGCCGCACCATTCATGCCTTCCATACCGAAGGCGCCGGCGGGGGACATGCCCCCGATATCATCAAGGTCGCCGGCCTCAAGAACGTGCTGCCGTCCTCGACCAATCCGACGCGCCCGTTTACCCGCAACACCATCGACGAGCATCTCGATATGCTGATGGTGTGCCACCATCTCGACCCGTCGATCGCGGAAGACCTGGCGTTTGCCGAAAGCCGCATCCGCAAGGAAACCATCGCCGCGGAAGATATCCTTCATGACATCGGCGCACTGTCGATGATGTCGTCGGACAGCCAGGCGATGGGCCGGCTTGGCGAAGTCATCATCCGCACCTGGCAAACCGCCGACAAGATGAAGAAGCAGCGCGGATCGCTGCCGCAGGACAAGGGCAACAACGACAATTTCCGCGTCAAGCGCTACATCGCCAAATACACCATCAACCCGGCGATCGCCCATGGCGTGTCGAAGCTGATCGGCTCGGTGGAAAAGGGCAAGCTCGCGGATCTCGTGCTGTGGTCGCCGGCCTTCTTCGGCGTCAAGCCGGATTGCATCGTCAAGGGCGGCACCATCGTGGCGGCGCCGATGGGCGATCCCAACGCCTCGATCCCGACCCCGCAGCCGGTGCACTACCAGCTGATGTTCGGCGCCTACGGTCGCGCGCGCACGGCCTCGTCGGTGGTGTTCTCGTCAAAGGCCGCGGTGGCCGGCGGACTGGCGAAGAAGCTCGGCATCGAAAAGGCGCTTTATCCGGTGCAGAACACCCGCGGCCGGATTTCCAAAAAGAGCATGATTCACAACGATGCGACACCGAACATCGAGGTCGATTCCGAGACCTACGAGGTGCGGGCCGACGGCGAATTGCTGACATGCGCGCCGGCCGAAGTGCTGCCCATGGCGCAGCGCTATTTCATGTTCTAG
- a CDS encoding putative quinol monooxygenase encodes MIYVVAITQLKPENKDAYVTGARDCIAATRKEAGCIFYDGHISVSDPNQFVFVERWESREALNAHGRSDHMKVWRKLSADFKASPTVIEIISDGKVETL; translated from the coding sequence ATGATCTATGTCGTTGCCATCACGCAGTTGAAGCCGGAGAACAAGGATGCCTATGTGACCGGCGCCCGCGATTGCATCGCCGCCACCCGCAAGGAAGCGGGCTGCATCTTCTATGACGGACACATCAGTGTGAGCGATCCCAACCAGTTCGTGTTTGTCGAGCGGTGGGAGAGCCGGGAAGCTCTGAACGCCCATGGCCGCTCCGACCACATGAAGGTCTGGCGCAAGCTGTCTGCCGATTTCAAGGCCAGCCCGACGGTGATCGAGATCATCAGCGACGGCAAGGTCGAAACCCTGTGA
- a CDS encoding putative quinol monooxygenase has protein sequence MIYVVATLTVKPETRAELIAAAKLSIAATRKEPGNISYDMHESVTDPTKIVFVEQWENAEALVPHRTADHMKAFGRVAVNCMTAPPKIEIITPAKVDVR, from the coding sequence TTGATCTATGTTGTCGCCACGTTGACCGTGAAACCCGAAACACGCGCCGAACTCATTGCCGCCGCCAAGCTGTCCATCGCCGCGACCCGCAAGGAGCCGGGCAACATTTCCTACGATATGCACGAGAGCGTCACCGATCCGACCAAGATCGTTTTTGTCGAGCAATGGGAAAATGCCGAGGCATTGGTTCCTCATCGCACGGCCGATCACATGAAGGCCTTCGGCCGCGTTGCCGTCAATTGCATGACCGCACCGCCCAAGATCGAGATCATCACTCCCGCCAAAGTCGACGTTCGGTAA
- a CDS encoding HupE/UreJ family protein: MIRLLALALLLLPSAAFAHPGHDESGLVAGLSHPLTGIDHIAVMIAVGLWAALKGGRALWVWPAAFVGVMLVGGALGMTGVALPFVEPGILASVVVLGLLVALAVDLPVWLGAAIVGLFALFHGHAHGAEVPEAASGLAYMAGFAVATAVLHGVGIAVALSLKSARWQPLVRVAGAACALVGVGLAINVI; the protein is encoded by the coding sequence ATGATCAGGTTGTTAGCTCTCGCTTTGTTGCTGCTGCCATCGGCGGCCTTCGCCCATCCCGGCCATGACGAGTCCGGCCTGGTGGCCGGGCTGTCGCATCCCCTGACCGGGATCGACCATATCGCGGTGATGATCGCGGTCGGCCTGTGGGCCGCGCTGAAGGGTGGCCGGGCGCTGTGGGTCTGGCCGGCGGCATTCGTTGGGGTGATGCTGGTCGGTGGTGCGCTGGGCATGACCGGCGTGGCGCTGCCGTTTGTCGAACCGGGCATCCTTGCCTCGGTGGTGGTGCTCGGTCTCCTGGTGGCGCTGGCGGTGGATCTGCCGGTGTGGCTTGGCGCCGCCATTGTCGGTCTGTTTGCTCTGTTTCACGGCCATGCCCACGGCGCTGAAGTGCCGGAGGCGGCGAGTGGTTTGGCCTATATGGCCGGTTTTGCGGTGGCCACGGCAGTGCTGCATGGCGTGGGTATTGCGGTCGCACTGTCGCTGAAGTCCGCCCGCTGGCAGCCGCTGGTGCGGGTCGCCGGAGCGGCTTGCGCATTGGTCGGCGTCGGCCTCGCCATCAACGTGATCTGA